In Candidatus Thermoplasmatota archaeon, a genomic segment contains:
- a CDS encoding geranylgeranylglyceryl/heptaprenylglyceryl phosphate synthase, whose product MDVVTVIADERVRGMRGRVWTHIQEALRGGPIHMTLLDPASSTGKHGESIAMEAARLGTHAIMVGGSTGVTGENLDDLVKSIKERTHLPTIYFPSSAGVMSRHLDAVYFLSTLNSRNPRYIVGEQARGAPLLAKIAVECIGLGYIIVDPGMRVGSVSDADVITRDAVGEERAVGLALAAQMFGMPLVYLEAGSGAPSPVPANIIRAVKRALSIPLIVGGGIRSAADASAVLDAGADIVVTGTIAENGHFDNLAAVLGEVHRRRAKHA is encoded by the coding sequence GTGGATGTCGTGACCGTGATCGCGGACGAGCGCGTGCGGGGGATGCGTGGGCGCGTGTGGACCCACATCCAGGAAGCCCTCCGGGGCGGCCCCATCCACATGACGCTCCTCGATCCGGCGTCCTCGACGGGCAAGCACGGCGAGTCCATCGCGATGGAGGCCGCGCGCCTCGGAACGCACGCCATCATGGTCGGCGGCTCCACGGGCGTCACGGGCGAGAACCTGGACGACCTCGTGAAGTCGATCAAGGAGCGGACGCACCTTCCGACGATCTACTTCCCGTCGAGCGCGGGCGTCATGAGCCGCCACCTCGACGCGGTCTACTTCCTGAGCACGCTCAACTCGCGCAACCCGCGCTACATCGTGGGCGAGCAGGCGCGCGGCGCGCCGCTCCTCGCGAAGATCGCGGTCGAGTGCATCGGGCTCGGCTACATCATCGTCGATCCCGGCATGCGCGTCGGGAGCGTGAGCGACGCGGACGTCATCACGCGCGACGCGGTCGGCGAGGAGCGCGCGGTCGGCCTCGCGCTCGCGGCGCAGATGTTCGGCATGCCGCTCGTCTACCTCGAAGCAGGAAGCGGCGCCCCGTCGCCCGTCCCCGCGAACATCATCCGCGCCGTGAAGCGCGCCCTCTCGATTCCCCTCATCGTGGGCGGGGGCATCCGCAGCGCGGCCGACGCCTCCGCGGTGCTCGACGCGGGGGCGGACATCGTCGTCACGGGCACCATCGCGGAGAACGGCCATTTCGACAACCTCGCGGCGGTCCTCGGCGAGGTCCACCGTCGCCGCGCGAAGCACGCCTGA
- a CDS encoding geranylgeranylglycerol-phosphate geranylgeranyltransferase, which yields MGARERRPRARPRERASVDLAPLGLRVVLAALAAFAFAGAGNVRNDLRDVAVDRAAHPDRPLASRAMTEHAAQRLALALYGFAVVAGLALGPGPALVVLAGLVLMEGYERGLKAAGLPGNVTIGVLTGAPFVLGGFVAGSLGNGVFLLALLATFATLGREILKDIEDMHGDLGRRTLPQRIGPRNARIAAAVPLVAAVALSPLPWGSESVLGWSYLPAVAAADAGFLASALVPMSVGKAQRLAKVSMVVALGAFLLGRTQRVWMS from the coding sequence GTGGGCGCGCGCGAGCGTCGACCTCGCGCGCGCCCACGGGAGCGCGCGAGCGTCGACCTCGCGCCGCTCGGCCTGCGCGTCGTCCTCGCGGCGCTTGCGGCCTTCGCCTTCGCGGGCGCGGGCAACGTGCGCAACGACCTGCGCGACGTCGCGGTCGACCGCGCCGCGCACCCCGATCGGCCGCTCGCCTCGAGGGCGATGACCGAGCACGCCGCGCAGCGGCTCGCGCTCGCGCTCTACGGTTTCGCGGTCGTCGCGGGCCTCGCGCTCGGTCCCGGTCCCGCGCTCGTGGTGCTCGCGGGGCTCGTCCTCATGGAGGGTTATGAGCGCGGCCTCAAGGCCGCGGGCCTTCCCGGCAACGTCACCATCGGGGTCCTCACGGGGGCTCCGTTCGTGCTCGGAGGCTTCGTCGCGGGGAGCCTCGGGAACGGCGTCTTCCTCCTCGCCCTGCTCGCCACCTTCGCGACGCTCGGGCGGGAGATCCTGAAGGACATCGAGGACATGCACGGCGACCTCGGTCGCCGGACGCTTCCGCAGCGGATCGGACCCCGGAACGCCCGCATCGCGGCCGCCGTTCCCCTTGTGGCGGCGGTCGCGCTGAGCCCGCTTCCCTGGGGGTCCGAAAGCGTTTTGGGGTGGTCTTACCTTCCCGCAGTCGCGGCGGCAGACGCCGGCTTCCTCGCCTCGGCGCTCGTGCCGATGAGCGTGGGCAAAGCCCAGCGTCTCGCCAAGGTCAGCATGGTGGTCGCCCTCGGGGCGTTCCTGCTGGGCCGGACGCAACGGGTGTGGATGTCGTGA